The genomic window CCCACCGTTAGATCATCTCCAAACCTAACCACGGTTCATTCTTTAACCACGGTTTGTTTCGGTCAGCCAGGTAGGGGCCTCTCTGATGTCCTTCaagactttttatttttctccattACCAAAGTCACCAAGAAGCCAGAAGAAagagaatagagagagagagagagttttgttcttcttctttctggTTCCTTTGCTTTGCTTTGGTTGCGTGATCTCCTCTctcatcaatcttcttcatcatcattctcatcatcattagcttcttgatttttttttccttctttttttcgtttcaagaaactaaacaaagtttctatttatggttttctgattcttcttctacagatctattatttgattcTCCTTCGATCATTGTcaacgttttcttcttttgtaatcatcacagttttttttgagaatttgttcatttttttttctcatatattgATTCgagttctttcttcttgaatcttgttcttcatagatctagtttttgttttttactctCTAGATCTATAGATCTGTTGAATTCACTTCTTTAATCCATCTCTGTGTTCTTGAGTTCCTATGGTCTAAGTCAAACTCAAGTTCAAGATCTGTTGAATTTGGAATCTTGCTGGTGAAGTTAGAGATGAATTATTTCCCAGATGAAGTAATAGAGCATGTATTCGACTTTGTAACATCTCACAAAGACAGGAATGCTATATCTCTTGTATGCAAATCATGGTACAAGATTGAAAGATACAGTAGGCAAAAGGTTTTCATTGGAAACTGTTATGCCATTAATCCAGAGAGGTTGCTTCGGAGATTCCCATGTCTAAAGTCTTTGACTTTGAAAGGAAAACCTCATTTTGCGGATTTCAATTTGGTTCCTCATGAATGGGGAGGTTTTGTGCTACCTTGGATTGAGGCTTTGGCTAGAAGCCGTGTAGGACTTGAAGAGCTTAGGTTGAAGAGGATGGTTGTTACTGATGAGAGTCTTGAGCTGCTTTCTCGTTCTTTTGTCAATTTTAAGTCTTTGGTCCTTGTTAGCTGTGAAGGTTTTACCACTGATGGTCTTGCCTCTATTGCCGCTAATTGCAGGTAtcacttttttcttgtgtgttaTAAAAATTGTTCCTTGTGTTGTAAGATTAGGTTTTATATGTGACTATAGATGCTATGTTTCATTGTGGTTTACATATCATTGCACACTTGCTTCCTAATATGGCTAAAAAGACGCAAATCTAGCTTTTGGTCGAACAATAATATCCGATTTACTTAGAAAATAGGTGGAATAAACAGTTTAGTTATTGCAATGGTTCCTTTTGGTTGTGTGTTACAAATGTAGTAGTGTTTGCTGAGTGTTATTATTGTGTTAGGTCTGTAACTCTGTTTTacaattctttcttctttgtaggCATCTTCGGGATCTTGATTTGCAAGAGAATGAAATCGATGATCATAGAGGTCAATGGTTAAGTTGTTTCCCAGACACTTGCACGACTCTTGTCACGCTAAACTTTGCGTGCCTCGAAGGAGAAACTAATCTGGTTGCTCTAGAGAGGCTTGTTGCTAGGTCTCCAAACCTAAAGAGTCTGAAGCTAAATCGTGCAGTACCGTTAGATGCACTCGCAAGGTTAATGGCGTGTGCGCCGCAGATAGTTGACTTAGGAGTAGGGTCTTATGAGAATGACCCAGATTCCGAGTCTTACTTGAAACTCATGGCTGTCATAAAGAAATGCACCTCGTTGAGGAGTTTGTCGGGTTTTCTAGAGGCTGCTCCTCACTGTCTCTCAGCTTTCCACCCAATATGTCATAACCTCACCTCCTTGAATCTTAGTTACGCAGCTGAGATTCATGGTAGCCACCTTATTAAGCTTATTCAGCATTGCAAGAAACTTCAGCGGTTATGGGTAAGCGAATGTTTCCTAAAGTGTATATATGAACCGAGCAGATAGATTTATACGTAATGGCttcaatgttttcttgtagatttTGGATAGTATAGGTGACAAAGGGCTTGAAGTTGTAGCTTCTACATGTAAAGAGTTACAAGAGCTTAGGGTTTTTCCATCTGATTTACTCGGTGGAGGCAACACAGCTGTGACCGAAGAAGGTCTAGTTGCCATCTCGGCAGGCTGCCCTAAGCTCCACTCTATACTCTACTTCTGCCAACAAATGACAAACGCAGCTCTCGTAACCGTTGCCAAGAACTGTCCAAATTTCATCCGTTTCCGACTCTGCATCCTCGAGCCAAACAAACCCGATCACGTCACATCTCAACCTCTAGACGAAGGCTTTGGAGCAATCGTCAAAGCCTGCAAGAGCCTGAGAAGGCTTTCTCTCTCAGGTCTCCTTACAGACCAAGTCTTCCTCTACATCGGAATGTACGCGAATCAGCTCGAGATGCTCTCCATAGCCTTTGCAGGAGATACAGACAAAGGCATGCTATATGTGTTGAATGGTTgcaaaaagatgaagaaactaGAGATAAGGGATAGTCCGTTTGGGGACACGGCGCTTCTTGCTGATGTGAGCAAGTATGAAACAATGCGATCCCTTTGGATGTCTTCATGTGAAGTCACACTCAGTGGATGCAAAAGGCTCGCAGAGAAAGCGCCATGGCTCAATGTAGAGATCATAAACGAGAATGATAATAACCGGATGGAAGAAAACGGACACGAGGGGAGGCAGAAAGTGGATAAGTTGTATCTGTACCGGACTGTGGTTGGGACAAGAATGGATGCGCCGCCATTTGTGTGGATTCTCTAAGTCCTTTTCAGACCAAACTGGTTCTGATTGGTCGTCTTCCGTTAGTGTGTCTTTCCCGAATTAGGtgtactttttgttttctttaaattaaGACAAGAACTGATTCTTCTGTGAAAGCcattctgtttttgtttttgactttcCTCCGTTGAtttattggtttcttttttcaagttATTACAAAGTGCTACGGTTTGTCTTATTTTTCTAAGCTTTTTAGATTTACCTTGCTAGGAAACAAGAATGTacacaataaagaaaaaaacatgtacatAATGTAATATGTTAATAGAATCAAGTAATCATAGATTTGAGACTTACAAGTATCTTAATTCCCTAATCCAATGTTTTAATAGTTTTCgttgtatttttaaatatcattttgaatttttgatgtTACCAATTTTAATGGTAACGTCACAATAATGAAATCACCGAGACTGGTGAGGTCAAAATCTAGCCAACAATGAACAATCATCAAAGCATAAGATAATATGTTCTATTCTATGATGCTAAAACTGTTTCCGTAGGAtgttattttaagtttttaactgttacatatttgattattgagtatctttttaatgaaaattttaccAAATGTTGGTCGTAAATAAGATACAAATCTGACACTCCTTTGTCTGAAGGTTTTTGTAGGAAGAAGCCTATTATGGCCCCAATTCAGAAGGCCCGTAAGAAAAACAGGCAATTTACACGGTCATTTTCAGCTGttggatttgttttcataCAGATTAACTTGGAGAACACAAGAGATAATATTTACATTATGTACAACATTACTATTTAAGGTCTCATGTTATAATACTGATCAGTAATCCGGTGAAGGTGCATCAAGAATTTCATCGCtgcaacaaaaatttgagtttttgaatCACACGTTATTTTTTGAAGTACATTTTGTAGTTGGATCGgatcaaaacatatttgaaattGTAAACCGGATATTCAAATCTACCTACCAATCTTTGCATCCAAAATCACAATCATCAGATCTTAAGATAACATCAATAATGATCTATGATGCCAAAACTGTTAGTGTAGGGTCATGCATCATAACATTTGATGGATGTTAAATTAACTGTCACATACGGATATCTTTTGATGtaacttttaacaaaacatttgGTGTAAAGAAACTATGttatataaatcaaacaaatgcGACACGACTTGACCACTACgcacaaaaccaaaagacttCAAAGTTTTGTTAGAAACATAGGAAGATGTATGTCAATAATCAGAAAAAGTCTTTCACGTCAAGTGTTGCCACTAACAATGTcaaagaaatttgaatttcagtTATCATTAGCTAAATTTACGTCTATATGTCTGATATAGAACATATTTGTCTTAAACAGCTTCCATGAACGTAAAAtgtattacatatatatagacaataTGCAAAAAGCTCAAAGTCATCAACATTGTCTCTTTCCATGATCATTCATGTCGTGcctctttaattttgtatgAAGGTGAATGTCTgagatgaaagagaagaacatatAAGGATAGCCAAGGAGACTGCCTGATATCTTTTTTATAAGCAAAATGGTCATTGCTTGATACAACTTATAGTGACTTCAAACAAGACACTAAACATTTTACACAAAGAGTCAGGCAAGTCATCCTTGGCTACCAAATATGATTCTTCTATTCATCTTTGACATCTCCTTCTAAATAATGTGTACACTCACAAACacactattaaaaaaaaatgctttctAAATCGAATGCaaaaaaattgacattttCAACCCAGGAGACACCTTAAcaaagattgaatttttttttctgaaaagaaTTTATAGTGACTATGGagacagaaagaaaaacaggTATAACGTGAATGAAAAAAGCATGTCAAGATAGCCAAGGAGACTGCCTGAAACCTAACCCGCAAGATTCAACatgatttcaaattattatacTTTTGAATGTATAATAATCCAAAACCCATGAATTACAAATTGAATCATGGAGGTGAAAAAGATCAGGCAAGTCATCCTTGGCTACTAAACATGACTCTTTTCGCCATGTTAGACCTCTCTTCCTCATTATACTCTTTATTACTCTCAATATGTGTTGCCTCATTCCTCACATGGATGTGCTCTCTTTTTATAACCCTTGAGAAGGAATATATGCATAtagatttctaaatttatctattttctttttgcatgGGCTAAATATAGTCAACTTTTCTTTATGACGGGAATATGTTCCTTTAAATGGACCATTTTAGGGGTCCACTAAGACAATCTTCTTTTCGGTTCattcacaaaatataatatcgCAGTACATTGATGGAATGGTGGGTTTAAGAGTTTCCACAATGTAGACGAAATTTTACATTGTCGAAtcatatagattttgtttttataaaataaatcaatgtACATTTTATGTGAGTTCAATTAAATCGATGAACCAAATGCAGATTTAGATGTGGCTATATCAATCAGTATGAAACAATTATCTTTTGAATAGAATAGTTTAATGTTTAAGTTGAATAGAATAGCTAAAGATTTATAGAATCGCAGATATTTTAAACCTGAATATTATTAAAGGGATAGTTAATTAAAATCGAAATATACATATTGGCTAAAGATAAAAATCTtttcaacaaatatatatgcGTGGATTAACTCATTgtggttgataaaaaaatgttttcattttattttatattgcTTTTTATTCTCACAATTAAGTTGAAATACAATAATGTTAAATcgagtatatatatttgttcccTTTATCTTAGTGCAATGCGTAAAACAATGTTCCTCTGAATTGATGCTTCTGCCTTATGGTATGGGCAAGTTgttcttcactttttctttaattaaaaaattaaaaatcgttttccttaaaattctaaaatagGAAATGTTTTATGATGGGTTGGATTTTTGTATTACCTCTTTTGGATATTGATAGAATGACAGGGTTGACcattaaattaaagaaagaatacCGTATTTGGGACATTGCCGAATCAATCCAGGCCTATTCATTTTCAAAAGTAGTCGATTCTCTTGTCTATCATCCATATCTTGTTCACCACCGATTGTTGAGATTTGATTCGGTTCGAATGTCATCATCATAACATCATGTCACTTTACTAAGTTTTCACAAATATTATTCACTACCACGTCTCGGAAAAATTGTAACAAGCGTAATCTGTAGAAAAATGTTCAAATACTTGTTTTCcaatgacatatatatttatctctcataaaaaaaaaaaagaatcataacaTGTATATTAGAGCATCAGAAGACTTGTAGTTTCTGTTCTCTAGTTTCGTTTTGGCCTTTTGGGTCctacttttgttcttctcgTGTACTGTTGCTGGTTTGACTTCGGTTATGTGCACACCTGATTTTATTCGGCTATATCCAGCGTTCATAGATTCGTTAGAATTTTTGGTGGGAACCTTCTGGCTCAGTATTTCAGTTTTAGTGCTTAGCTCTCTTATTCGTCCCATGAGCTGTTTTCTGTAGGTTCTTGGCCCTTCTTTTGTCTCCGTTTCTTTGGTGCTTTGTTTCTAGAGGAGGGTGTCATGCTGGCTATGTATGTATTAcaaaagtcttttttttttcactacAACAATAGTTAGTATTCTTAGTATTAGAAGATAGCAATGGGTGTGGTTCTACTGTATTAGACTTAAGCTTGCATTTTGGATAGCGTTTATGAATATGTAAACGCTAtaatttgtttggttcaaAAATTACGATAGCACAATTTTCATAACTGCTTTTAAAGGTGTTAATCAAATTTTCGTAACTATATtataacttttcaaaaacGATAAGCTTTATAATCATAtagataaaactaaaatcactTTGAACCACCAATATTTAACGAAATTCTTTCCCATACGGCCAACACttagccaaaaaaataaggaaaagctcaaattaaaaatcaaaccctaatttctatATCTCTTATGCATCCTCTTTCTCAGGTTTACctcttcactctctttctcGATTCATCCTTTTTACAAAGattactttcttctccttaacTCTCTTTTATCCCTTTAGTCTCTTCCTGCGATTATACACCCTGGATCTAATATTGGATTTTATCAATTTCTATCACTCTTTGTCACTCTCGCTCTCATttccaaattcttcttcttcttaaattctacagattctttttttttttttttcgctgGCCTGAAACCCCAAACCATTGTCGATGCTCGGTTCGCCGTTCAATGACGTCaaccttctctctctttatcctTCTCTTTTGCCTCCTCCAGTAAAATTTTGTTAGGGTTTTATGAGCACTTGGGTTAAATTTTGTTAGGGTTGAGTTGATCGATTTGAATTAGAGTGATTTCTTAGAAACTTTTGGCCAAAGTTATGATGATGTTTTTCATGACTTCCCCTATGGAAAATTACCTTCCATAGTGTGATCACGAAATACCACGTAGAACTACATATTCCAATTTACATTCCACGCGGATCTTAGGTTTCATTTGATCCTGGCACAACGTAAACGTAAGAAAGGTCCGGGGTTCGTTGATCCAATGATCACAACGGTCAAGTGATGAGtttgatacaaaatttattgtgGTAATATATATcccttttttcttacattcgAATGCTCTTGTTTTTCATACattaaaataatcaaagcTAATAAACTCTACTACTCACAACCACTTAGATATTCAGAGGAAGAatctaaaaccctaactttaGGAAGAAGATTAgatgaaacatatataaatcacTTCAAAATCCAATTCAAATAGACCTATAAAGAACAATACCCTGTAATGAAACGTGACTATATATCAAGGTGCGCTGCATCGGAACCATACCCTAAGAGGAAGTTTCCATGAAGCTTCATGGCAAGACTCATTCGAGTCGATccaatcatataaatattgatgTATACGCAAAATGTAATATATGCTATATATTCATCCAAAAAGCCTCCAAAAATCGTCAACATTCGCTCACCATTATATTTGTTGTCATGTCTATCTTATTTTGGATGAAGGTAAATATCTgagttgagaaagaagaacataTAAGGATAGCCAAGGAGACTGCCTGATGtctatttataaacaaaatggTCATTTCTTGGTATAACTTATAGTCACTTCAAAACATGACATCGACCATTTTGTTCAGAGAAGCAGGCAAGTCATCCTTGGCTACCAAATATTGTTCTCCTATTCATCTTTGACATCTCCTTCTAAATAATGTGTAGACTCAGCCACATAAACTATGAAAATGCTTTAGAAACCAAAGGCAGaattttgacattttcaaaacataacaCCCTAACAatgattgaaacttttttaaagTGAATTTCTAGTGATTCGGAAGACAGAAAAATAAGTATAACATGGATGAAGAAAGCATGTCAAGATAGCCAAAGAGACTGCCTGAAACCTAACCCGCAAGATTCAACATGATCTCAAATTATTATACCTTTTAAACGCATAATAATCCAAAATCCACGAACTTAAAATTGAATCATGGAGGTGAAAAAGATCAGGCAAGTCATCCTTGGCTATTAAACATGACTCTTTTCGCCATATTagacctctcttcttcattatatTTAACTCTCTTTATGTCTCATGCCTTACATTCATGTGCTCTCGTTTTATTTATAACCCTTGAGAGAAGGAATATATGCATATTGATTTCAatatttatctctttctttttgcatgGGATAAATATAGTCAACTTTGAATTCTTTAACACGGGAATATGTTCCTTTAAATGGACCATGATTCGGGTCACTAAGATAATATTCTTGTCGGTTAATTCACAAAACTATACATCGCATTTGATTTGTGGGTGTAAGCGTTTCCACAATGTAACAACtctacataaaataaaacaatgtaCATATTATGTGACTTTAATTAAATCGGTGAATCAAATGCAGATTTAGATGTGGCTATTTGAATCAGTATGAAACACATGTTTCAGTTTGTAAATTCGAACATATCTTTAAATATAATGTTAAGTTTGGATTTAATAGTTTATGATTTATAGAACagcatatatatgattaatagAAAGTTTAAAACCTAATAAAATATTGGCTAACGATAAAAAGGTTTTTCAACATGTACATGGGTTAACACATTGTGGttaaaatgtttcaatttatttcatattgtttttattctcaCAACTTTGCATGCATACGGTCCCTTTTATCTAAGTTCAAATTCTAATAATAGTAATCGAGTATATATACGGTCCCTACTCCCTTCTATCTAAGTGGAATGTCTAAAAAAAGTATATGTTCCTTCGAATTGATGCTTCTGCCTTATGGTATGGGcaatttactttttctctaatttcaaatttaaagtAGTTTTCCTTCAAAGTCCAAAATCGGAAATTTTGATGATATGTTGCATTTCTCTATCACCTCTTTCGgatataaaaagttttgacCATCAAATGATAGAATCAGAAGACCGTAATTTGGATATTGCACATATTCTAGAGTAGTCGATTCTCtatttttcatatcattttcaCTAGGACCCTTGAGAAtgtgatttgatttggtttggatATCATTATGTCCTTTTCTTAAGTTTTCATTAATATTATTCACTGGCACCGGTccggaattttttttataacaattttaGTCTGTAGaacaattttcagttttttgttttgtccaaTAACATGTATATTAGAgcaatagaagaaaaaaaaatcgatgAATTTTCGAGTTAGTAAAAATGACGTCTTCCCACTGGCTATTAGTTTGCCTTCTCAAAGCAAATACATGAATTCATGAAGATCaagaataaattatttttatttgttctcttACATTTGATGCGTTTGAAGTTCAAGGTTgattgtttagtttgtaacGTTAGACTTCATGCTCaagattttacttttgtaaGATCTATGTCACCGATTTAGATTTcagaactttttaaaaatttaactaagattattgatcaaacaaaactgGTATTATATAATAGTTTTGTCATCTTCAATTTACTAAATCAAATACAGCCTTAAGGAAGCCAAGATAAAACGTAATTGTGTCCcaacagagaaataaaaacaagttaGCCTCTTCTCCTACCATTTAATTTGAAGCCTCTGAAGAAAGCATTTTGTAGAAGGGACCGTCTTTTTGAATATAAGATTGGTGACGGCCTTCTTTTTTAACACttcttacaaatttgttttaaaccCCATTTACATTCGTCCCTACAATATATTGAAAAGACAACGTTTTCTCTGAAGAATTGATCGCTCTGACGAACTCCCTCGTTGAGGAGAACATAACGCAATCCGGTCTTATTGTGAGTAAGCTCGAGGAAGCccaaataaaacattgaaTTTCCGCTCGAAGATGCGAGACGAGACGTGGCAAATAAAGGCAGTtctcacatatatatttacctTTCCATGATATGAACACCAAATACCATGCAATTTCGAATGATCCATGTTCTTCCACAATCGCTTGATTTtcatgtatacatatatatatatatatatatatatatattgatgtaTGCGCAAAATGCAcgacatacatatatatatgcaaaaagCCTCGAAATCATGAACATTATCTCTCAATGATTTTTCTTGTCATGTCCATCTTATTTTGAATGAAGGTAAACGTCTGAGATGAGAGAGAAGAACATATAAGGATAGCCAAGGAGACTGCCTGATGTCttttgatgagtaaaatggTCATTGCTTGATATAACTTATAGTCACTTGTCAAACATGACACTAACCCATTTTACTCAAAGAAACAGGCAAG from Arabidopsis thaliana chromosome 3, partial sequence includes these protein-coding regions:
- the AFB2 gene encoding auxin signaling F-box 2 (auxin signaling F-box 2 (AFB2); FUNCTIONS IN: ubiquitin-protein ligase activity, auxin binding; INVOLVED IN: stamen development, pollen maturation, response to molecule of bacterial origin; LOCATED IN: plasma membrane; EXPRESSED IN: 26 plant structures; EXPRESSED DURING: 14 growth stages; CONTAINS InterPro DOMAIN/s: F-box domain, cyclin-like (InterPro:IPR001810); BEST Arabidopsis thaliana protein match is: auxin signaling F-box 3 (TAIR:AT1G12820.1); Has 2856 Blast hits to 1854 proteins in 175 species: Archae - 0; Bacteria - 10; Metazoa - 953; Fungi - 156; Plants - 1568; Viruses - 0; Other Eukaryotes - 169 (source: NCBI BLink).); the encoded protein is MNYFPDEVIEHVFDFVTSHKDRNAISLVCKSWYKIERYSRQKVFIGNCYAINPERLLRRFPCLKSLTLKGKPHFADFNLVPHEWGGFVLPWIEALARSRVGLEELRLKRMVVTDESLELLSRSFVNFKSLVLVSCEGFTTDGLASIAANCRHLRDLDLQENEIDDHRGQWLSCFPDTCTTLVTLNFACLEGETNLVALERLVARSPNLKSLKLNRAVPLDALARLMACAPQIVDLGVGSYENDPDSESYLKLMAVIKKCTSLRSLSGFLEAAPHCLSAFHPICHNLTSLNLSYAAEIHGSHLIKLIQHCKKLQRLWILDSIGDKGLEVVASTCKELQELRVFPSDLLGGGNTAVTEEGLVAISAGCPKLHSILYFCQQMTNAALVTVAKNCPNFIRFRLCILEPNKPDHVTSQPLDEGFGAIVKACKSLRRLSLSGLLTDQVFLYIGMYANQLEMLSIAFAGDTDKGMLYVLNGCKKMKKLEIRDSPFGDTALLADVSKYETMRSLWMSSCEVTLSGCKRLAEKAPWLNVEIINENDNNRMEENGHEGRQKVDKLYLYRTVVGTRMDAPPFVWIL